From Falsibacillus albus, a single genomic window includes:
- a CDS encoding TIGR00341 family protein, giving the protein MIQADGVKLDSERKSWRVPMSLQLIEAYIPNKYLEQVDEKVQSFDHVSYWKGDRADDRVLIRLLVNSQQTEEILDYLESVSNLIDGFEVILFPVQAYITRETAEKKEEEEEDKSKVERASRQELYTKIEANSHVDIGYSIFVAISAVVVTIGLIKNSSAIVIGGMVIAPLLGPVIGVAFASILGDFKLLRSALLTVLTGVILSLIVSIGLGLFFGIPTHSQEFMSRTKVSIEDIVLALASGAAGSLSTLRKFPSALVGVMVAVALLPPIAVMGMSGAAFLWPEAIHATLLLLVNISSILLSAVVVFSLTGIRPLKYDEVQKANNSRKYSLIFVSLIVLLLLVAVIYSNHLL; this is encoded by the coding sequence ATGATTCAAGCCGATGGCGTCAAGCTGGATTCGGAAAGAAAGTCGTGGAGGGTGCCTATGTCGCTGCAATTGATCGAAGCATATATTCCAAATAAATACCTTGAGCAGGTCGATGAAAAAGTCCAATCCTTTGATCATGTTTCCTATTGGAAAGGAGATCGTGCAGACGACAGAGTCCTGATAAGGCTGCTGGTCAACTCCCAGCAAACTGAGGAAATACTCGATTATTTAGAGAGTGTATCCAACCTCATTGACGGCTTCGAAGTGATTTTATTTCCTGTCCAAGCCTATATCACCAGGGAAACGGCAGAGAAAAAAGAAGAGGAAGAGGAAGATAAAAGCAAGGTAGAGAGGGCGAGCAGGCAAGAGTTGTATACGAAGATCGAAGCGAACTCCCATGTGGACATCGGTTATTCCATCTTTGTGGCCATTTCTGCCGTGGTCGTCACCATCGGACTGATTAAGAACAGTTCAGCGATCGTCATTGGGGGAATGGTGATTGCCCCGCTTTTGGGTCCAGTCATCGGAGTGGCATTCGCTTCTATTTTGGGAGATTTCAAACTGCTCCGAAGTGCCTTATTGACCGTCTTGACCGGGGTGATTTTATCCTTGATCGTTTCGATCGGGCTCGGCCTGTTCTTTGGAATCCCCACTCACAGCCAGGAGTTCATGTCGCGTACGAAGGTGTCGATCGAAGATATTGTCCTTGCCCTTGCATCCGGTGCTGCGGGCTCCCTGTCTACATTAAGGAAATTTCCAAGTGCCCTTGTGGGAGTGATGGTGGCGGTTGCCCTATTGCCGCCGATTGCAGTGATGGGGATGTCAGGGGCAGCGTTTCTATGGCCAGAAGCGATTCATGCCACATTGCTTCTTCTTGTCAATATCAGCTCCATCTTATTGTCTGCCGTGGTTGTATTTTCGCTGACAGGAATCCGGCCGCTTAAATACGATGAAGTTCAAAAGGCAAACAATTCACGGAAATATTCATTGATCTTTGTAAGCCTGATCGTCCTGTTGCTTTTAGTGGCAGTGATTTATAGCAACCATCTCTTGTAA